The genomic region GAGTTGAATAGTAAGCTGTGTAAGAAACTGACGAAAACTATTATGGATACTTTGACCGATGCCAATGAATATTCGAACGACTATTTATCATACGCCAGAAGTATGGTAGAATTCACTTCTAGAAGCGTTGAACCATCAGCAGACAAGTTCGATAACAAAGGCGATGAGATAAAGAAGTACATTGGAGATAATATAAACCATATATTACGCACAATCAGCAGTTTAACACCTGATAATACCGTGAGCCCTGACAGCCAGATCCAAACCTTCACCTCAAGATTGACTCCGCTTAGAAGTAAACAGTTTGAAAGTTTTGATGATAACATACTGTTATACATCAATAATATGTACATAATATCATTGCTGTATGGATTGAACTATTACACCAATGTGAGCTCAGTTTCCGCTAGCCACGAAGTTAGTTCCAGGAAACTAAGCCAGGAAAATGTTGAGTCCTGTGATGGGAAAATGGCCGAAGAATACCTATCACATGTGATAATAAAGTCCGATAAGTACGTCTGCGTCCATACAGGAAGTAGTGAGTTGATAATACCCAATGATAAACTGGAAGACTACGTAATGGCAAGACTGAAGCTGAGTGGACTTATTGTACATAAAGTGAGTTGTGTTTTATTGGGGCCAGTTCAGACGCCTGGAACACTTTACATCACTAGGAACAAGTTGGGCTTTCACTCGCAGTTCCAACGCAAGTTTTTCCTGAACAAGAGACAATTCCATACCATCCGCTTCGCGGATATCACTGACCTTAACATTGATTACAATAagatttatattcataCGGACTCGAGTAAGACCGGGTCCCTGTGTTCTAATACGAAAAGTTACACCTTTATGATTTTGGACGCCAATATCGAAACTATAATGCAGTACATAAACCATTACAAGCATAATAGTCTGAATGGAAATTTGAGATTGAATAGCACCATTTGTTCCgattatattttaaattacatagtaaataattacaaGATATTGTACAGTCCCAAGACTCTGGTTTATAACTGTAATGTCAACATGGACTTGTTCGAGTTCTATAATCTTGTCCTAAATCACAATAATGAATCTTCCTTTGTGTCAAGGTCAAAAGAAGTTCTTGGGTTTAAGGAGTGCAAACCTTGCGTCAACAGCTTTATTAACCCTGCAGCTATCATTAAATCCATCAAATCTGCCCAACTAAGCAGTAGTTTTGACAATTTGAAATCTCAAAATGATAATAGTCCAAACATTAATTCAGACACTTTTGGTAATTTTGGTAATTTTGGTAGCTCAAGTAACCTGGGTAACTTAGACAACAGTgtagaaaatgaagataattttcTGACTGTGAAGTTGAAGAACGGAGAGATAATGAAGGGGCTATACACCAAGAGCGAGATGAATTACAATATAAAGAACATCAATTCCAAGTTTTTTAACAAGAAAATAACCACTTGCGAGAATTTGTGCTACGTTTTCCTCAACGACGTTACCATTTATCAGTCAGTCACGACCATCTCCAACTCGCCTTTCTCCAAATACTTTTACACCGTTTACACCATTATAGCCACCTCGATGCACCCTAATGATTTCCCGTTTGATGCTTTCAACTCACTCATTTCTAACTATCGCTCAAATCAAACGACATCTAACCCAATCGAGAACCAgaagaatttaaatgaGTTAATTGTGGAGAAATCAAAGGAACTAGACCGACATATTAATAAAGATTATAGAGAAGATGAGTTGAGAATGGAGAATGAGAAACAAGACCAAAAGCTTAATGAAACTTTGGATGAAGATTGCAACTCTACCAAAGATAACATTGGGAAATCAGATGAAGAAAGTGAGCACAAAAAAGTCGGAAAACAGTTTGAGAATAGTAGTCGGAGCCCTAGGAGTGAGTTGAATGTGAAAATATACGCAGATGTCGTGTTTAACAAGAAGATTGTATTTGAGAAGATGATCAGGAATGAAGCCAAGGCGAGAATGGTACAGGCAACAGAAATCATAAGCAAGGAGCTTAACAAGTACAAAGTAAGCCATAGTGCCCAGAATACAAAACTATCCAATTTGGAAGCTAATAACCAAAACAAGCTGATTTTGTTCTTCCTGCTCATCATCTTCATGTTCTACTACTATCactaatttttcattagtTGTTACATgaatatatactattatacaCTGTGCATATTGTATATAAGTAGTGAAATGATATTGAGTGggttattttttattagttttttCAATACGTTTGTAGAGTTGGTTATAGTAAACCTTGAGcaaataaaagaaaatcCCGCCAATCGTCCTTTTATTTCCGTCCATCTTAACTAGTCctaaaattatgtttataATATAGAGTAAATATGTTGCcagtatatatatatctaaatgtatatctaattatatatatatttatttaaaaatatatataaatacctTCAGAGTAATAAATCTGAATTGAAACATTGATAAGGTTGATGAGAGTATTAATGTCGAAAGAGGcaactaataatttcagTTTGTTGTACACATTTGAACTCGTTTCATTTAATACTGTTGAAAGACCAAGTGATATTAAATGATCAATTTTGAACTCGTTAATATACCTGTTTATACAGATGACGTTGTAATTGTCGTCTTTCGACCTTTCCTTCATCTTGTTAAATAGAGCCTTAGTATCCATCTTTTTTACGTTCGTTACTTTAGCGTTAGATTTAAACATTTCAATATCTCTCATCAAGTGTATCATGCAACACTAAAACATACTCAGTTTACACAAATATAATAGGGTATGTTTGTAGAAACTAAAAATAAGTAAAAAATACCCTGATCTTGGTGAATggatatattaaatatgaatcGATAAGAATGAACCTGAAATTGTATTGAGAAGAGGCTTTGACCAGGTCAAAGAGTGATTGCGATCTTGGCAGGTACAGGGTTATGTTCGGAGCCAATTTGCCGCAGAGTTCAATTAGGTGTGAAAAGTTTGGGAAGCATTTGGAAATCTTATAAATTTCGTCACTGGCATTGCCTTTATAGTTTACACCACCCCAGGGAGGTGATAGGTGCACCCAGTCGAATTGAAAGGGTGAATTCTCCCTAAATAAATACTTTTTACCCAATTTCTCAAAGTACAACTTTGGATTATTCAAAAACTCGTTGgcaaaattaaaaaaatcatCATGAATGAGGTCGTATTGGTTCTTAACTCCGTAAGATAAAATGTTATCTTTGCATATTTCCACCCGGTTTTTATTCAGCTCAACACCCAAAGAGTAGTTGAAATTGTTTATGAATGGGATCAAACTCCCTCCAATTCCGCTAAACGCATCAATGATTCTTATATCCTTATTCTTTAGggaataatttttatctGAATTAACGTTAATTTCtggttaaaattaataccTGGAATTGATGTAGCAACATCTTCGTTGGAAACCGAATTTCCAACCTTTTTTTGATGCAAATTTAGATTTCCTTCCTTTACTTCTGGTACTGAATCACTCCCTACtgaaatttcattatttttaactggatttaataaattttgtgAGGAATTCGAGTCAAGAAATTTCGATATTTGACTGCACAGATGGTTGGATTCAACCTCCCAGGACGCATCGAAAATGGAATCCTTGTCAAACTTTAAATTATCGTTATTTTTCAGGAAAATATTACTTTTGACGTACGAAATGTATAATGGATCTTCCTTTGTGGTGTATTTGTCGCTATCGAAATTGGTTACCGTATTATAGTTCAGAGAGTGATTTTCCATACATACAAAGCACATCCGcgatttaaaatttataacattatttttcaCTATATCGGACATTATATCCTCATCCAACAACTCTTTTTCCACTTCATCCTCTccttcattattattttttacgTTTTCATGTTTTTCTTCTTCAGAATTATCTAGGAATTCTTCCAGTTTTGACTGCAGTTCTTCCAACCTCTCCTGGAGTTCTACTTCATTTTGTTGTTCAGGATTTTGAAAGTTTGTGATTTCATTCGATGAAGCAGAAGTTGCAGAGCCCTCTAACTTCTTATTGTGCTCACTACTATTGGTTTCTTTGTTGTCATTGACATAGTCGAATTTAATGTGAATTAAATAAAGCGTTTTCTGTTTGAGTGAATCTATTCTTCCATCCCTAACTAAAGAACAATAATTAGAAcataaaaacaataaatataataactATGGTGATGGTAACAAAATTActttttgtattttttttaCGAATCTTGCGATTTGGTGAGCTACTTCTTTTTCCAACTCTCATTTAtaactttatttatactttattgtttttcattttattatctattttacataatGACTTTTTTTTGTGGAATAAAGACTGTATTAAGTTCTACGTATAATTGCGTGTATtttacttaaaattaacattgtTAGATTACTATTATAGACTTTGTGTAGATACAATATATTTCTCGAGTGTTTTTAAATGATATTGTGCTAATAATGTGGGTAAATCATGATTATATAGAACTTTAGGTCATAGATAGGTATGGGGAAATGGATTCCAAAATAATGGGTGAATAATCCCTGGAAGGGTTATTTCCCATTAAAATAAAgatatttttacaatttctCACATATTTAAGTTAATTGACACTATTCCTTCCTTTATCAAGAATGTATAccttacacattttacaGCTGTTTATACAATGTATTCTAgtgtgtaaaaaattatattaatttcaagCGATGTAGGTATGACCCTCCTTTGGTTACgtaattaatgtttttgGCGACCTTGCCTTTGGTGTTAGAGAAGTGGAGGGAGGAGAAAAAGAGCCCTGAGGAACTGAACCAGGGCAGATGAAAACCAAGCGATATTGAAGGGAGCGATTGAAGTGTGTTACTGAACCTGTCGGTTGTTAGAGAGGCTGTGAATGTTAGTAGGAAGGTTGTTTCTCCTTGCAACTTTCTGAAATTCCAAGTTACAAAGTGTTGTGACAAATTGACGTCCATTGTGGTTCCTGTACTTATTGTGCCTGAGACAATCTCCTTCGTGGTCCTTGGAATTGGAATCTTGACGCACACCTTCTGTGCAATAATTGCCTTGGAGAAGGTGGGCGATAGTGAGATGGAGTAGTTGATATGAAGAGTATCTATGAGTTTGACCTTGGGCCGGAGTATAAATGGGATGGTTGCTGAGGTGGTACTCCTATAACACAGAAGTACAAACATACCCTCGGGAGGAACAAAAGTGATAGTCTTGTTACTTTTAATACTCTCTAAATTCACACACTGGTGGAACTTGTAGTCATCCAAACGAACCGTTTGTTTGGCTGCAACCGGTAAGTGGAACTGGCTACTACCTATAAcaatatgaatttattatattattgtaaatataaaaattaatagattCTTACCTTTATTTGTTTGATAAGATGAACTTGAATTTAAGTTATTTGAGAGATTATGTGAAAAATCGTCATTCATCCTTAAATGTACTAATGGAGTTCCAATTAGCATTGAATTTACCACTATGCTTCCGGTAACTTCGTAGCTTATTAACTCAGaattatagttatatagcACGCTCAAGTTTTCGGTCAGTTCTACGGTGATTGAGTTCCTGCCTGAAACTGTGTTTAGTTTGCGCCAGGGCGGAATCACTGAAGTGGCCATCAACGAGACCACTTGTTGACAGTACTCTAGACACTCATCTGAATCGTTTAGTCTTCCTTCGAACGGCAAAAGATGCTCAAACAGAAACGTTTCCGATGAGACTCCAAACCTTGGCAGAAATCCCAACCAGTAGTTAGCATATTTGATGGGATCAATCATAGATCCTTTGATAGCTGCCTTGGTGGCCATAACGTCCATTAACACCAGAGGCTCTAGATTCTGGGTATACCCTCCGTCAATCACTTCATCGAACAGTTCATACAACAAAAATGAGTTTTCCACAATGTTCTCCTCAGTCACCACTCCTGACAAGAAAGACAGCAGGAGTTTTTTTAACTCTTTAAGAGTATGTAATATGAGAAACGAGTTCCCGTTTAGGCGCGTCAACGCGACCAAGTTTATCCCTTCCACGTTGACTCTGAAGAAGTTGAACTTCTCGTACCTGTACATTGGAGCATATGTATTCCGACTGTTAGACAGCACATTTCTGCAAAATATTAGCGCGTCCTCCTTGGTCACATCTCCTCTGTACAATCTTATCAGCAACACCTTTCCCGTAGATGTTGCTATAAATATACACGATATCATTAGAGTAcagaattatttaaattttcggttttgttgtttttaacttaattttagttatatcaagttttattttattttttaaacttgAGTCAGATGATTAATTGAGTAGAGCTGTATGGAAATGAGAGAATATAgcatttttataaaatacaaaccaaatgaaaaatattttaaaactaaaaatcacataaaaaacaaaaataaccTTTCAAATCATAACAAAAAGAGtaaatcataaattaacctaaattacatataaataaaacttTATTGAAAGCATTAATGGTTGGATACGATGTTGTACAGGGAGTTTGACAATATAACAGCATTtaatatagtataataaaacagATGAAAAAAAGGAAATAAGAAAgaagtaataaaataagGAGAAACGGGTACAAAATTAGTACCTAAAAGggtaaaaaatatgaattcctaatagatatataaaaaatataaaaataataggTTTTGGGTTtagattttatattttgtgGTACACATATCTGGTGCAAATTCCAATTCAATCTATTTATACAATCAAGCTgtatttaatgttttttaatttataatttgttgtttttttgtttttaacACTGTTTTACTCCTATTTAGTgctatattttatttttaatttttgtttctACTTTTACTTGTCGTCTTAATCGTTATTTTTGCCTTATTATACccataatttatttgtttttccACATAAATAAGTCTTAATTCCATTTTTAGATCTATAATTTCTGAATGATCTCACACCTTTCCCGATAAAgcataattaaaattataataaaaaattctcgaaatactaatttacatgaattaaatatggTAAGGACTGAAGTGTATGGCCATCGAGGCATGGGATGTAGCACAGTTTTAACCTTCTCTTCATGCCCTGAGAACAGTTTATCGTCGTTTGAGAAGTGTTTGAAGGCAGGTGCCGACGGACTTGAGTTCGATCTTTTTTTAACAGATTATGGCGAAATGGTTGTTTGTCACGGAAAGGAACCCTACGGATTCGCCAACTTAAATCTTTTGTTGTATGAAGACGGTAAATTGAGTACATTTCCTCCAGATCTTTCCATTGAGAATATAACTGTTTCGCATTTAAATGTCGTGCTTAAAGCGCCCTGGACTCTCCCGGGACTTAATTCTCGGGATGCCGTGATAGAATACTCAAAAAAGCTGAGTGATTCTGAGAAACGTGACTTATTGCAAAAGTATCTACAGGAGACGAAAGGATATAAACCAGAACAAAGCTCAGATTATGAACGTCTTCCAACCTTGGAAGAAGTTTTCATGAAGTTTGGGTCTGGGATCAAGTATAACCTCGAACTAAAGGGCTCAAAGGAGCAGCTGTCCCATGAGGTTTTAAAACTTCTCGAGAAGTATAAACATTTGGATGTGTTTATTTCCTCATTCCAGTGGATCCCGCCGCCATTGGACCCGAGTTCTAAATTCTACGACAACAACAACGAGAAGAATCCCAGCCCATCACCAGTGGATCTCCTTTTCCCACTTGTTGGTAACCACCTGAATGTTCCTTTAGGGTTGTTATTTGACCGTCTGGAATCACTGCCTTCAGTTCCCAGAATGGTGGAGATTGTAAAGAAGTACAAGGCCTCATTCGTTAACGTCCCAGACTCCTTCTGGTTAACCCAAGTGCCGGTTTTAGGCCTTGAGGAGAGGAAGGAGATGGCTCTGGAGAGGTTTGTAAAGGAAATGCATGCTAACGGCGTCAAGGTTTTGACTTACTCGACTCAACCGTTCGACAACTTGG from Theileria annulata chromosome 1, complete sequence, *** SEQUENCING IN PROGRESS *** harbors:
- a CDS encoding uncharacterized protein (SMART 2 transmembrane domains at aa 1178-1200 and 1207-1229;~2 probable transmembrane helices predicted for TA02900 by TMHMM2.0 at aa 1178-1200 and 1207-1229) — translated: MYHKMFCKLDVDSNLERIEFDPIISESSKNVTVLKSLLKLNKSVLKYSRQNHLSNSCYKAEDSNQYNIKDQNSKYDNVSEDQNNTQNKATENSNLLILSTEVKNNQNYRDLFKYLLLQYKYLVSLSTQSKSFINKKLNKSRIIQKYKKYQNLLKQLSNYENSLQEIIISIINEINTTTGSNISKSNNCLGEEENYIQDELFLSKLKNCSFFNQSLLSNVSCYSKSISNTSDNSVKNGMNNSKYVPLYEYLKDDKIDVVTVYKKCNKLSTITLNEVKNRQKYNNYINLLIKCYNMKNELIKSINQFNRDVVNFKAYYLDNVNNVNYDIVDRVNKFHYSKYNIYYFLMSQIPNSSPSNPINIETIDTINPFNSDVVHSEVVGGNGEPDKNTHVDAEKTISEPLSATSFTDLASTVVGSDPSTCPLNTVNTPEETTTSSVYSLGTTKTDTQNEDVVESCKTSDNNIEITEQYGKENNRIVLRELNSKLCKKLTKTIMDTLTDANEYSNDYLSYARSMVEFTSRSVEPSADKFDNKGDEIKKYIGDNINHILRTISSLTPDNTVSPDSQIQTFTSRLTPLRSKQFESFDDNILLYINNMYIISLLYGLNYYTNVSSVSASHEVSSRKLSQENVESCDGKMAEEYLSHVIIKSDKYVCVHTGSSELIIPNDKLEDYVMARLKLSGLIVHKVSCVLLGPVQTPGTLYITRNKLGFHSQFQRKFFLNKRQFHTIRFADITDLNIDYNKIYIHTDSSKTGSLCSNTKSYTFMILDANIETIMQYINHYKHNSLNGNLRLNSTICSDYILNYIVNNYKILYSPKTLVYNCNVNMDLFEFYNLVLNHNNESSFVSRSKEVLGFKECKPCVNSFINPAAIIKSIKSAQLSSSFDNLKSQNDNSPNINSDTFGNFGNFGSSSNLGNLDNSVENEDNFLTVKLKNGEIMKGLYTKSEMNYNIKNINSKFFNKKITTCENLCYVFLNDVTIYQSVTTISNSPFSKYFYTVYTIIATSMHPNDFPFDAFNSLISNYRSNQTTSNPIENQKNLNELIVEKSKELDRHINKDYREDELRMENEKQDQKLNETLDEDCNSTKDNIGKSDEESEHKKVGKQFENSSRSPRSELNVKIYADVVFNKKIVFEKMIRNEAKARMVQATEIISKELNKYKVSHSAQNTKLSNLEANNQNKLILFFLLIIFICYMNIYYYTLCILYISSEMILSGLFFISFFNTFVELVIVNLEQIKENPANRPFISVHLN
- a CDS encoding adaptor protein, putative (Tap152h01.q1c.C.cand.29 - score = 27.89;~SMART pfam:Clat_adaptor_s (PF01217) at aa 1-135, E()=4.40e-02; pfam:Adap_comp_sub (PF00928) at aa 5-490, E()=3.70e-30), coding for MISCIFIATSTGKVLLIRLYRGDVTKEDALIFCRNVLSNSRNTYAPMYRYEKFNFFRVNVEGINLVALTRLNGNSFLILHTLKELKKLLLSFLSGVVTEENIVENSFLLYELFDEVIDGGYTQNLEPLVLMDVMATKAAIKGSMIDPIKYANYWLGFLPRFGVSSETFLFEHLLPFEGRLNDSDECLEYCQQVVSLMATSVIPPWRKLNTVSGRNSITVELTENLSVLYNYNSELISYEVTGSIVVNSMLIGTPLVHLRMNDDFSHNLSNNLNSSSSYQTNKGSSQFHLPVAAKQTVRLDDYKFHQCVNLESIKSNKTITFVPPEGMFVLLCYRSTTSATIPFILRPKVKLIDTLHINYSISLSPTFSKAIIAQKVCVKIPIPRTTKEIVSGTISTGTTMDVNLSQHFVTWNFRKLQGETTFLLTFTASLTTDRFSNTLQSLPSISLGFHLPWFSSSGLFFSSLHFSNTKGKVAKNINYVTKGGSYLHRLKLI
- a CDS encoding uncharacterized protein (Tap152h01.q1c.cand.14 - score = 27.49;~SMART pfam:GDPD (PF03009) at aa 9-341, E()=1.40e-04) codes for the protein MVRTEVYGHRGMGCSTVLTFSSCPENSLSSFEKCLKAGADGLEFDLFLTDYGEMVVCHGKEPYGFANLNLLLYEDGKLSTFPPDLSIENITVSHLNVVLKAPWTLPGLNSRDAVIEYSKKLSDSEKRDLLQKYLQETKGYKPEQSSDYERLPTLEEVFMKFGSGIKYNLELKGSKEQLSHEVLKLLEKYKHLDVFISSFQWIPPPLDPSSKFYDNNNEKNPSPSPVDLLFPLVGNHLNVPLGLLFDRLESLPSVPRMVEIVKKYKASFVNVPDSFWLTQVPVLGLEERKEMALERFVKEMHANGVKVLTYSTQPFDNLENVKLYFESRVDRVCPNDVEAFVTFSKSFF